One genomic segment of Tripterygium wilfordii isolate XIE 37 chromosome 9, ASM1340144v1, whole genome shotgun sequence includes these proteins:
- the LOC120006081 gene encoding uncharacterized protein LOC120006081 yields the protein MAKRPQWSDIICVPRSSFLNFVVEHSITVIVELNCCVEHSRIVVVEHLMLLILCGRAFYETVVEHIYFCGRANVFFWSSMMIEVNINLVILVHQALLRQVVNSSKEESGVILFRFKFAGKRATFSIAEFALITGLLCGDVPPLSSLIDTYVHRIRDLYFGGNKSIGRNKLDEVFMSCDPEPGKEEDVLKLALVYFLESVLLPRERSRNIDIQWLQLVDNVNVFNKYPWGSVSYARTAKSLASVMVGRAEKFKKRSTKMEKYSIYGFPLVLQIWLYEAVPRIGMSYANVREENRFPRILNWSSTATPESNAIVSNIFDMKKLEVHDTLVPTDLELGQEYLSSIGSPKLKETTNVVGSSKTKKKSSKKKSNVADEGNVAVDAFENLFGDEDNNRHNPKIEREDDPMGRVIEKLLGMEKLLIEQKKINRLLRNEVTTYFDAFFQSVEDNMKTVVEFRIGTNMEVDDEVLSDEIEPQNKGLENKENDTKEEEDKVEENEERVENEEKEDDVVQVKENKEKEPEPEQEQEEVEEEKVEKEEVGVQVKENEEKDENKEEDEEVEEEEEEVEKEEAGVQIKENEKNEEKDENEEVIVGRNDAELPSMELEAVDELLELSKHRFTPEKINKDSEGVEEIRESQFPTATPGGTRKYTRNKNKRAKRPGPQTKTPFTSPSFKRRKLMVENETVNPLTDAPILQLKRAYPKEWARDLLAFMKDNTLESKLISWEPCQVDKNWFVDAIRPETWLSDKHLDVAMYHIRRRIANNPEVFKKKSAVLDSFFFVRVTQAFILFNESKDCSWDNDNLILDYVIGESPVKSVSWSNVDYVYFPANFNNAHWVAVEMILGERQINVYDSLTSCTKIPKFNELMQPLKLMMPYILRAAAINDENLSPWKLKRVPSCPQQNNGGDCGMFTIKFIEVLTASMPVSLITQEDMVFYRKKFTMEAWGGEFLM from the exons ATGGCGAAGAGACCACA GTGGTCGGACATTATCtgtgttcca CGTTCCAGttttcttaactttgtagtcgagcatagcatAACTGTTATAGTCGAGCTTAATTgttgt gtcgagcatAGCAGAattgttgtagtcgagcatttaATGTTGTTAATTTTATGTGGTCGAGCATTTTATGAAACTGTGGTCGagcatatttatttttgtggtcgagcaaatgtgtttttttggtcgAGTATGATGATTGAAGTGAATATTAATTTGgttatt TTGGTACATCAAGCTCTACTACGACAAGTTGTAAACTCTTCTAAAGAAGAATCTGGTGTGATATTATTCAGGTTCAAATTTGCTGGAAAGAGGGCAACATTTTCTATTGCTGAATTTGCTCTTATCACTGGTTTGTTATGTGGTGATGTCCCTCCCCTGTCTAGCTTGATTGACACTTATGTGCATAGGATTAGGGACTTGTATTTTGGTGGAAATAAGAGCATTGGTAGAAATAAGTTAGATGAAGTTTTCATGAGTTGTGATCCTGAACCTGGAAAGGAAGAAGATGTGTTGAAGCTAGCTCTGGTATATTTTTTGGAGTCTGTTTTACTGCCTAGGGAGCGTAGTAGGAACATAGATATCCAGTGGTTGCAATTGGTTGATAATGTTAATGTGTTTAATAAGTATCCATGGGGATCTGTGAGCTATGCACGTACTGCAAAGTCTCTTGCATCTGTCATGGTAGGTCGTgctgaaaaatttaaaaaaagatcgACAAAGATGGAAAAGTACAGCATATATGGATTCCCGCTAGTACTTCAG ATATGGCTTTATGAAGCGGTGCCGCGCATCGGTATGTCTTATGCAAATGTGAGGGAAGAAAACCGGTTTCCCCGAATATTGAACTGGAGCAGCACTGCCACTCCAGAATCTAATGCTATTGTCTCcaatatttttgatatgaaaaag CTAGAAGTGCATGATACACTTGTCCCTACTGATTTAGAGTTAGGGCAGGAATATTTGAGTAGTATTGGGAGCCCCAAGTTAAAGGAGACGACCAATGTTGTGGGGAGCTccaagacaaagaagaagagctcaaagaagaagagcaatgTAGCGGATGAGGGCAATGTTGCGGTGGATGCGTTTGAGAATTTGTTTGGAGATGAGGACAATAATCGGCACAACCCTAAGATTGAGCGGGAGGATGATCCAATGGGAAGA GTTATTGAGAAGTTACTTGGGATGGAGAAGTTGTTGATTGagcagaaaaaaataaataggttGTTGAGGAATGAGGTTACAActtattttgatgcatttttcCAGTCTGTGGAGGATAATATGAAGACAGTAGTGGAATTTAGAATAGGAACTAACATGGAGGTGGATGATGAGGTTCTAAGTGATGAGATTGAACCTCAAAACAAGGGGTTGGAGAATAAGGAGAATGAtacgaaggaggaggaggataagGTGGAGGAAAATGAGGAAAGGGTGGAGAATGAGGAGAAGGAGGATGATGTAGTTCAAGTAAAAGAGAATAAGGAGAAGGAGCCGGAGccggagcaggagcaggaggaggtggaggaggagaaggtggAGAAGGAAGAAGTTGGAGTTCAAGTAAAAGAGAATGAGGAGAAGGATGAGAATAAGGAGGAGGatgaggaggtggaggaggaggaggaggaggtggagaaggAAGAAGCTGGAGTTCAAATAAAGGAGAATGAGAAGAATGAGGAAAAGGATGAGAATGAGGAGGTTATAGTTGGAAGAAATGATGCGGAGTTGCCAAGTATGGAGCTGGAAGCTGTGGATGAACTATTAGAGCTTTCAAAGCATCGGTTTACACCAGAGAAGATAAACAAGGACTCTGAAGGAGTGGAGGAGATTAGAGAGTCTCAGTTTCCCACGGCTACACCAGGTGGGACACGCAAGTATACCAGAAATAAGAATAAGCGTGCGAAGAGGCCTGGACCACAAACAAAAACACCATTTACCTCCCCCAGCTTCAAGAGGAGGAAACTTATGGTGGAAAATGAGACAGTTAATCCATTGACAGACGCTCCAATATTACAGTTGAAGCGAGCGTATCCAAAGGAATGGGCACGcgatttacttgcttttatgaaAGACAATACACTTGAAAGTAAGTTGATAAGTTGGGAGCCATGTCAAGTAGACAAGAATTGGTTTGTGGATGCCATCAGACCAGAAACCTGGTTATCGGACAAG CACCTTGATGTGGCAATGTACCATATTCGTAGAAGGATTGCCAATAACCCTGAAGTTTTTAAGAAGAAGTCTGCAGTGCTCGACAGTTTTTTCTTT GTCCGGGTTACGCAGGCTTTCATACTTTTCAATGAAAGCAAGGATTGTTCTTGGGACAATGATAATCTGATTTTGGACTATGTAATAGGAGAAAGTCCAGTGAAATCTGTGTCTTGGTCTAACGTAGACTACGTTTACTTCCCTGCCAACTTCAACAATGCACATTGGGTGGCTGTAGAGATGATCTTGGGGGAAAGACAGATTAACGTGTATGACTCACTTACAAGCTgcacaaaaattccaaaatttaatgaattaatGCAGCCCTTGAAGTTAATGATGCCATACATATTAAGAGCAGCTGCGATAAATGATGAAAATCTCTCTCCCTGGAAACTTAAAAGGGTACCATCCTGCCCTCAGCAAAATAATGG AGGAGATTGTGGCATGTTCACCATCAAGTTCATTGAAGTATTAACTGCAAGCATGCCAGTTAGTTTGATAACTCAAGAGGACATGGTATTCTACAGGAAAAAGTTCACTATGGAGGCATGGGGTGGAGAATTTTTAATGTAA